Below is a genomic region from Raphanus sativus cultivar WK10039 chromosome 4, ASM80110v3, whole genome shotgun sequence.
ACTTTCCCAAACCCACCAGACCCGAGAAGCTCCTTGTCCCCAAAACCATTAGTAGCTTTCTTCAGCTCTCTATAAGCGAACCTATGCGGACCAAACTCAAGCTCCCATTCTTCAACTCTGTCATCATCTTTCGccctttttataaaaaacatcgCTCCCGCAACAAGAACCGTGATTATCAAAAGACAACACGAGAGAGACACTCCAAGGATCAAGCCAGGgctcttcttgttcttgtttggACGAGGAAGCCGAGGGAGAGATGGCAAAGACAGAGACAAAGCTTCTCCACTCATGTTAAAGTTCCAACCTAAGATGTAATGGGAACTAGCTAGCAAACCGGTCGAAGCAGAGAAACCAACATACATTTCATCTCCAAAGACAGAAGACAGATCTACATTGTAAGAGAGAAGAGATAACTTTGGTTTCTCGGAAAATGGAGAGAGCTTAACATCTAACCTCTTCTTGTTTGAATCATAATCAACCCAAGCTTGAAACACTCGACCACTGTCTAAGAAAAACTCTTGTTTGGTTGAATTAGGTAGAAAATAGCCAGCTGGAGTTGAATTACTTGATTCAAGAGTGTTTATATCGATGCCAACGTGGTTATCATCGATATCATCAAAGTCCAAGTCTCTGACAGTATCAAACTCCACAGCTAAGAAGTGGCTGGATACGTTAGCTCGGCTTGAATTCCAAAGGCCTAGGTACTGACTAGGAAGAGAACCACGAAGATCTGGAGTTGACGTGATGGCGAAGGCAAGTCCGTGGCCTCCAAGCGTGACGTACTCTGGAACCATGACGATTACAAAAGAGGTGGAGAAGGAGAGAGTTCGGTTTTGACCGGGTGGCTTGAACCGGATTGGTGAGGAGTAGAAGGCGTGACCGGTCATGCGACTTGTGTCTGTTGTGAGCCTGAGGGCTCCTGTGTCGGCTATCCCCGTAACTCCGGACATGATTAGATTTGGAGAGGCGGTTTTGAAGCCAACGAAAGAGAACTCTTGAGTTATGGATGAAGCCAAGTGTGTGAAGCAAATGAAGAGTAGCCAGATGAAGACATAGGTCTCCATCAATAATGTTTTTTAGGTTTTGGATTCTTTGCAAGATGTTTCCTTGTGAAAGAAGTATAAAGAGATTATATATGGTTGATATAAACTGTTAGGTTCTAGTTCTAACGTATGGTGGATTAAGAAGAGGAAGAACTGATGGTGTGGATTATGAAAGCATGTGATGCTGAGAATGATGTTGGTGATTCAGGAACATGAGATTATTTCTAGACAGATTACAGTATTAACTACTTTCATTATTTAAACAGCAAACTGAACTTACTTAAACTATGATTATACGAGGTTAGTACTATTTAACATATCGAGGTTGTTAACTTCTGTCGAGATCGTCGGtactgattaatttttttttgtattgattAATTTAATTGATGACTTTTAACTTCATGAATTTCATATGTATATATCCCATCTGCATTTAATTTCGGAATATGTGGGGATATGTAAACAATTTGTGTTCGTAATATGTCTTCTTAGAATAGTCAAGTCGTTTTGGACCAGTGGTAAATGAATTCCACTTGAAGCTTCCATCgatcttattaaaagagaagtactcATTTAAAAATACCatttagttttcacttttatttacactTCATGCCACTGTAGTATTaattaaatttcttatttttatgcttgtctttttcactttagttaatgtgttttccaaaattaaatacacaactaaataatactttctattttaatactattttaatactttgttttttttttcacttagattaatgtgttttccaaaattaaatttgaattaaatacacttcattaacttctccattaacttttcatagaaattataatatcaacttttcatagaaattataatatcaacttttcatttaacgaatctgaacgaaaaatattaccaaatttgaaccgaaactagataatatccaaacggatttttaccattttggtatctagagaaccataaccaaacctgatccgaacgaaatattttggatattcgaatgtatttaaatcatatttatatacttcaatatgttagttatttttagagttaatatca
It encodes:
- the LOC108852385 gene encoding L-type lectin-domain containing receptor kinase S.4-like, giving the protein METYVFIWLLFICFTHLASSITQEFSFVGFKTASPNLIMSGVTGIADTGALRLTTDTSRMTGHAFYSSPIRFKPPGQNRTLSFSTSFVIVMVPEYVTLGGHGLAFAITSTPDLRGSLPSQYLGLWNSSRANVSSHFLAVEFDTVRDLDFDDIDDNHVGIDINTLESSNSTPAGYFLPNSTKQEFFLDSGRVFQAWVDYDSNKKRLDVKLSPFSEKPKLSLLSYNVDLSSVFGDEMYVGFSASTGLLASSHYILGWNFNMSGEALSLSLPSLPRLPRPNKNKKSPGLILGVSLSCCLLIITVLVAGAMFFIKRAKDDDRVEEWELEFGPHRFAYRELKKATNGFGDKELLGSGGFGKVYKGKLQDSDEFVAVKRISHESRQGVREFMSEVSSIGHLRHRNLVQLLGWCRRRQDLLLVYDYMPNGSLDMYLFDENPTVILTWKQRFKIIKGVASGLLYLHEGWEQTVIHRDIKAANVLLDGEMNGRVGDFGLAKLYEHGSNPGATRVVGTFGYLAPELTKSGKLTTSTDVYAFGAVLLEVACGRRPIETNALPEELVMVDWVWSRWQSGDIRDVVDRRLNGEFDEEEVVMVIKLGLLCSNNSPEVRPTMRQVVMYLEKQQPSPEAVPAPDFLDKNDSMFVDDGSGNVGEFEDFVDSARFYSRPHETTTTSSIFSSTGN